A single genomic interval of Chrysemys picta bellii isolate R12L10 chromosome 8, ASM1138683v2, whole genome shotgun sequence harbors:
- the C8H1orf185 gene encoding uncharacterized protein C1orf185 homolog isoform X2, producing the protein MAGAEAGAMRRAGGFVSVVLALVLAARLPALGRPPPPLGRLLALWELWPGYIKECQLLSMVTVNNSSNKTSQLVDPEQSTLKKNLISHGFWQNTSTVGRNYKKFKTKSEATRRKTDKYKHQWKLLRNNIVNIFMNQNKPQLITSEGIKTQVSKKWTGSGKITSTETNAELIEKARKILKLGKTENTKISQHKINSHLQNEFKIVEKKTANKRKQPQRKLCDNSGIFNKCFGTKSSLVNTFLTANFLSTVKGKCCRKNLKDLQSILVLNLVKNQMVNENSQNQTKIMTKEKNKCTNERILAFVKQKELAEKSSKTWDWERIGAISRDQHKILTDARKVLINAEKKSQHTKLQKYGHIPKEFQEITGSVNNIPSGISSWKRKSERMSTRPYKKKQNILNSMKQRSVGLQKGQPNMKDIDGVYTTGKSDKNNGSMDVLFNSLPEVGIKVILQGKEQRTKATPKSVDENQRSTQAMILQRGKENVQEKWSIYKTGSSRTHERKQDIFKTEASRKQKWRGNPVEVHIPKKESTVFRVEELEYSSRNDHVEPTKLNSVFPTTKYAVSVKQALFTPEIGQAKSSRHVGKMVTHSMSTSWKVKQKYLSFARKDLNVKARRAAVSNKQTVNSKYKKINKRDYLPVPSIYPYKHTSQSVSDGERRKQSTQGESVKVSVGWYNKRRTVIDPCTDMKECAKGVSSCVTVQGPPTGPISGLWDRDCLLLLPTSFHQEQDAKKEASRRQVHSLKLTPFPHQPNGWSRLHILCILRKDLEGIVFQVDTILCDNPEAPHIPSSM; encoded by the exons ATGGCGGGCGCGGAGGCGGGCGCCATGCGGAGGGCCGGAGGTTTCGTGTCGGTAGTACTGGCCCTGGTGCTAGCCGCGAGGCTCCCCGCGCTCGGccggccgccgccgccgctgggTCGACTCCTTGCCCTGTGGGAGCTGTGGCCAG GTTATATAAAAGAGTGTCAGCTACTATCAATGGTAACAGTAAACAATTCTTCAAATAAAACATCACAACTTGTGGACCCAGAACAATcaacattgaaaaaaaatctaatttctcATGGTTTTTGGCAGAACACTTCTACAGTTGGAAGAAATtacaaaaaatttaaaacaaaatcagaagcAACTAGAAGAAAAACTGACAAATACAAGCACCAATGGAAGCTACTCAGAAATAACATTGTAAACATTTTCATGAATCAAAACAAGCCACAACTAATTACCAGTGAAGGCATAAAAACACAAGTTTCCAAAAAGTGGACAGGAAGTGGAAAAATAACTTCAACTGAAACAAATGCAGAGCTAATAGAAAAAGCAAGAAAGATCCTAAAGCTTGGGAAAACTGAAAATACTAAGATAAGTCAACACAAAATTAATTCACATCTACAGAATGAATTTAAAATTGTTGAAAAGAAAACTGCAAATAAAAGAAAGCAACCACAAAGAAAGTTGTGTGACAATTCTGgtatatttaacaaatgctttggAACTAAGTCATCGTTGGTTAATACATTTTTGACAGCAAATTTTCTATCAACTGTTAAAGGAAAATGTTGCAGAAAAAATCTGAAAGACTTACAAAGCATTTTGGTATTAAATTTAGTAAAAAATCAGATGGTCAATGAAAATAGTCAAAATCAGACTAAAATAATGACTAAGGAAAAAAATAAGTGTACCAATGAAAGAATTTTAGCATTTGTCAAACAAAAGGAATTAGCTGAAAAGAGTTCTAAAACATGGGACTGGGAAAGAATAGGTGCAATCAGCAGAGATCAGCATAAAATATTAACTGATGCAAGAAAAGTGTTAATAAATGCAGAAAAGAAAAGTCAACATACTAAACTTCAGAAATATGGACATATACCTAAAGAGTTTCAGGAAATAACTGGATCTGTAAACAATATACCAAGTGGAATAAGCAGTTGGAAAAGAAAATCAGAAAGAATGTCGACTAGGCcttacaagaaaaaacaaaacattttaaactcaATGAAACAAAGATCAGTAGGATTACAAAAGGGTCAACCAAATATGAAAGACATAGATGGAGTGTACACAACTggaaaatcagacaaaaataatgGGAGCATGGATGTATTGTTTAATAGCTTGCCTGAAGTAGGAATCAAAGTAATACTTCAAGGTAAAGAGCAAAGAACTAAAGCAACTCCAAAATCTGTTGATGAAAATCAGAGATCTACACAAGCAATGATCTTGCAAAGAGGCAAAGAAAATGTGCAGGAAAAGTGGTCAATATATAAAACTGGTTCTTCTAGAACTCATGAAAGAAAAcaagatatttttaaaactgaagcTTCTAGAAAACAGAAATGGAGAGGGAATCCGGTTGAAGTACATATACCTAAAAAAGAAAGTACTGTGTTTAGAGTGGAAGAGTTGGAATATTCATCCAGAAATGACCATGTAGAACCTACAAAGTTAAATTCTGTCTTTCCAACCACAAAGTATGCTGTAAGTGTTAAACAGGCATTATTTACACCAGAAATAGGACAAGCAAAGTCTTCAAGACACGTGGGAAAAATGGTGACACATAGCATGTCAACTTCATGGAAggtaaaacagaaatatttaagcTTTGCTCGAAAGGATTTAAATGTTAAAGCTAGAAGAGCTGCTgtatcaaacaaacaaactgtgaatagtaaatataaaaaaatcaataaaagagATTATTTACCAGTACCTTCAATATATCCTTATAAACACACTTCTCAAAGTGTATCCGATGGTGAAAGAAGGAAACAATCAACACAGGGTGAAAGTGTAAAGGTATCTGTAG GATGGTACAATAAAAGGAGAACAGTGATTGACCCTTGCACAGATATGAAGGAATGTGCAAAAGGGGTGTCCTCTTGTGTAACAGTGCAAGGACCTCCCACAGGACCAATCTCTGggctctgggacagagactgCTTGCTCCTGCTTCCCACTTCATTCCACCAGGAGCAAGATGCTAAAAAAGAAGCATCGAGGAGGCAGGTTCATAGTCTGAAGctcacccctttcccacaccaGCCTAATGGATGGAGCAGATTACACATCCTCTGTATCCTCAGAAAAGATCTGGAAGGAATTGTGTTTCAGGTAGACACAATCCTGTGTGATAATCCTGAGGCTCCACACATACCATCTTCTATGTAA